One segment of Anatilimnocola aggregata DNA contains the following:
- a CDS encoding autotransporter-associated beta strand repeat-containing protein — protein sequence MLNRYLRSQWFRFLGKQKKAPSTKQHNRRTFLESLEDRRVMAVYTFDAMTNTLGIGLANNDLLTTTVSGSDVVFTLAGAGTFVQSGGDPAPIFGANSITIPAADLVSSLNITNSTVTTGTNSVTFSGAITSGSIGVLLNDADAVGNINVNAALSATAGSVALNGAAIAGNASGTISTTGGLSVTNTATSSLAGVISGSGGLNKSGAGTLTLSGDNNYTGITTLNRGTTSLLSANALGATGVGNHTVVNGADLATGTTLALNPAAGISVPESLNLNASASGLVTLLNSGQNNTISGSIDVTSASNPVQFTSNGGSLTVTGDITGALSSGASLVLRGTSTSTTNRLQGSVNLTGGNLSKTDAGLWVVGAAAKTYSWVNTEVSVGTLRMAAADVLPATGNIIMGQNNTNSSTLDLNGFNQTTADITYNYTSGIGIISTGAGTLTLDGDLNFNATTANNAAATGSRITGNLELGVGDHNFNIANATTAFDFNITANISGSGTVKKTGQGNLLLSGTNSFSGTYEINTLSTLGSLVLYSTGAENGSPNVILNSGGLALGTAFIGQTATIGNLTGTGGVVSARFESTAGTRTLSINQTTSGTYSGRVGDDVDARLLAIQKIGAATLTLNGTNGYSGTTNVNEGTLLINSSVVDGTAATDVSVNGTGTLGGTGTINGVTQVFSGGSIAPGTNTGILNSGSLTFDSGSNFNVELNGTTVGTQYDQLNVTGSVTLNDANLVVALGYTPANGHSFTIINNDLSDTVLGLGTFKVGGVTIPDDTAFIAGGNRFIINYNGGSNSNDVTLTVQNFTTELTLSSGNLVITDIAGGGQTDTLTIKSDTTNSKFIVSDPNRILGATGIAGAVVSVDQHTVDVPFSSVTGTQILVNTLAGNDSLTVDFSLGNFSKSISYSGGLGDDALGFRGTGTEIATYTPSATTNGDGSVVVNGLVNSFTGLEPVDFDNFGTFNLNLPGANDNVTLTNGFNSAVTAALEAPGSVPAIVFTGDSGAVNFESAHVFRTANVNLNTTAVAGIDVITIASASNDHANTNLSITTGAEAGDVITINGGVSVAGAVGLNTVNVNSIAGGTISTGNGLTVNITGVASTLTGLIGAGSVIKQGTGTLILNGAHTYGGATIVNAGTLLVNGSTTAATNEFVVNGASILGGTGSIAGSVTLNGTATLAAGDPTVADTTDNLGTGSLAFTAATQQFNVEVGGTAAGDYDQIEVGAAQTVALAGATLNVSLLNGFTPDSTSLQEFIIIDNAGTDEVSGIFAGLPEGSPIVLGSGPFYTFYISYRADSSTTGSGNDVALYSQPVLNGTALNDQFDVTGDGTNFSVTTRTFDNTGALVAGPTTVNYTSPPNFAFNGGAGDDVLRVTYSSTSTDPIPVGGVSWNGEGETNNAVVTPNQPPFIPSQTFGDVLVVEDTRLVHTLSTTYTPSATTFGSGVVTVAGATGGTITFADLEPVDISGMAVATLATPAASTNDALTITNGKDSATGTIDALVVTGTTGLTATLIESGHFFNNDLLVIDTTANDGDDSVIVTSADNLHANARLQIETGTGTDFVRVDGNVRFTGDALAATVDIEIDSQSIILNGGTLTVTDVTGSVDLDANLGAITSPGAATTDVVATSLVATANAGIGTLADRLLTNVANLSAVVTTTGNIFITETNGVEISAGGLISGSGNISLSAGGAVTQTGAITTTGGLELLGAGSFTLNNAANNVGTLAANTTDTIDYTDSTGLIVGTVNTVGITSTADVALHSAGLTISQPVATGAGDFRIDSSAAVTQTAAITATGLQLTGAGPFTLNNPSNDVTTIAANVTGTISYTDVNALTVGTVDVLGNSVSGITSSGNDVRLSTLGGNLLLDDDVALGAGDLTLAVIGTVTQIAGDDITAGGLELLVTGNVTLTNAANNVATLAANVTGTLNYTDLDALTIGTVTGSGTSSVNATGDIVLSTGDAGATDNLTLPVTFNITSSGGSVTLNAGDDALLDGDVNALTQVTVNVDAGDGESNGVGEVAPGSGGTVTINGVITVNGGAGTTFLNGGDDYDTFDFDPQTTTSFSVNGNAPHGTADGDRLVITVPALTVQTVSDVGSGGFSFAPTANPALDPVTYVSIEEQDVTGGPLNLLIDLTPVYNGVNNQLTMQRVGADLVINRLGTGPVTGNFYTGTLATINSLEIRGGGQNDSVEVFDTGTGLPDFVGTVPGVTNNPNVVGTPEFLFTGGAGTDVLTFNLGLASTAQVYGIGSGSGTAANDGEISTTNPANTLITYFTSVSEVNRAGFNATAGGLQILGDLSGNTINTTDNGGGETRVQPTGYTPFDFSGDNFSSFEVYGLRGSDTLTLTSFGSGQTNNPTIVLDGSNPTGFGGPTDDGLADTLRVLSTSSNTGLVTLLGGLGSDQFFLAGPGLTVDDIAGPVVVDGEDNNLAGNNDQLFIDDSGDTTADPNVLIAAAGGMNADYAVTGINASGVTFRNIDSFDYTGTEQGDTIDGRFTPTNVPHDLNTVALRGFDGDDQFLLFTSNQWGGVTPVTELPFTRVASGVGTISLYGNDGEDIFGETPAPVIGNTGAMHVGLAVPATTRLIRPTTAATAGGSTIFIDGGDPVPALNQAGDTVGDVLNLDVTDVPKNTAMIVGAGSSGNVLSANTAPFSWVSIEDLNLVDNGKLTGVQIGDVFGRGTTGNDLMQISANATAALPHQVRVRIGGAIMNYNVPGKAVLYGGNGVDTMSQTTAKIPAVFYGEAGNDSLAGGSNNDWLVGGDGNDQITGGEGQNVIWGDNAPTNPGDPTPQDFQGPNDGNDSISSGNGADVIYAGGGHDVVNSGGGNDYIHAGAGNDSVDAGAGDDRVYGYSGNDTLQGNSGNDLLSGGDGNDWLLGHSGNNVLIGGTGSDTLSGGDGNDLLITGGLGGEENSTWTSAPNTMTYAANTYSDPMDNDAALLALLTAWQLNSNAAAPPPEVLALLPIIAPDGSDDDAWGGNGSDLFSWDAADMADESLTAPGPNDFNNPATGPDVRLI from the coding sequence ATGCTCAATCGCTACCTTCGGTCGCAATGGTTTCGTTTTCTTGGCAAGCAGAAAAAAGCTCCGTCCACAAAACAACACAATCGGCGAACGTTCCTCGAGTCGCTCGAAGACCGCCGCGTGATGGCGGTTTACACGTTTGATGCGATGACCAACACCTTGGGCATCGGGTTGGCAAACAACGATTTACTAACCACAACCGTCTCGGGTTCGGATGTGGTTTTCACGCTCGCTGGCGCGGGTACCTTCGTCCAGTCGGGCGGAGACCCTGCGCCGATTTTTGGCGCAAACTCAATTACGATTCCAGCAGCGGACCTGGTCTCGTCACTTAACATCACCAACAGCACAGTGACCACGGGTACCAATTCGGTCACGTTCTCGGGAGCAATCACTTCGGGAAGCATTGGCGTGCTTCTCAACGACGCCGATGCCGTCGGCAACATCAATGTGAATGCTGCCTTGAGTGCCACCGCAGGTAGCGTGGCCCTGAACGGCGCTGCCATTGCTGGCAATGCTAGTGGGACGATTTCCACAACGGGTGGCTTGAGTGTGACCAATACGGCCACGAGTTCCCTGGCCGGAGTTATTTCGGGATCTGGTGGTCTGAACAAGTCCGGCGCGGGCACGCTGACGCTCAGCGGCGACAACAACTACACGGGCATCACGACCCTGAACCGAGGCACGACTAGTTTACTCAGTGCGAACGCCTTGGGCGCAACGGGTGTCGGCAACCACACCGTCGTCAACGGCGCGGACTTGGCCACCGGCACAACCCTCGCGCTGAATCCAGCGGCTGGTATCAGCGTTCCCGAATCGTTGAACCTGAATGCGAGTGCCAGCGGTCTCGTTACGCTGCTCAACTCGGGCCAGAATAATACGATCTCCGGCAGCATCGATGTCACGAGCGCCAGCAATCCCGTGCAATTCACCTCCAACGGCGGATCACTGACCGTCACGGGTGACATCACCGGCGCATTGTCGAGCGGAGCGAGCCTGGTCCTGCGCGGCACCTCCACCAGCACCACGAATCGCCTGCAAGGCAGCGTCAATCTGACGGGCGGTAACTTGTCAAAGACCGACGCCGGGCTCTGGGTCGTGGGGGCCGCTGCAAAGACTTACAGCTGGGTAAATACAGAGGTTTCCGTCGGCACATTGCGGATGGCGGCTGCCGATGTGCTGCCAGCCACCGGCAACATTATCATGGGGCAGAACAACACTAACAGTTCGACCCTCGATCTGAACGGATTCAATCAAACGACCGCGGACATCACCTACAACTACACCAGCGGCATTGGGATCATCAGCACCGGCGCTGGCACTTTGACCCTCGACGGCGATCTGAACTTCAATGCCACAACCGCCAATAATGCGGCCGCCACGGGTAGCCGAATCACCGGCAATCTTGAATTGGGCGTTGGAGACCACAACTTCAACATCGCCAATGCCACCACTGCCTTCGATTTCAATATCACCGCCAACATCAGCGGCTCCGGCACAGTGAAAAAGACCGGCCAAGGGAATCTGCTGCTGAGCGGCACGAATTCTTTTTCCGGCACCTACGAAATCAACACCTTGAGCACACTCGGCTCGCTGGTGTTGTACAGCACCGGCGCCGAGAACGGTTCTCCCAACGTCATACTCAACAGCGGCGGCTTGGCACTCGGAACTGCCTTCATCGGCCAGACGGCGACCATCGGCAACTTGACCGGCACCGGCGGCGTCGTCTCGGCACGATTTGAGTCTACGGCGGGAACGCGGACCCTTTCCATTAATCAAACCACCTCCGGAACCTACTCCGGTCGCGTCGGCGACGACGTGGATGCTCGGTTGCTGGCAATCCAAAAAATCGGCGCCGCAACCTTGACCCTTAATGGAACCAATGGCTACTCGGGCACAACCAACGTTAACGAAGGAACGCTGCTAATCAACAGTTCTGTGGTTGACGGCACGGCGGCCACAGACGTGAGCGTGAATGGCACCGGCACGCTCGGTGGCACCGGCACGATCAATGGCGTGACGCAGGTGTTTTCTGGCGGTTCAATCGCTCCGGGAACAAATACCGGCATCCTCAATAGCGGCAGCCTGACATTTGACAGTGGGTCGAACTTCAACGTCGAACTCAACGGCACGACCGTCGGCACGCAATACGATCAACTCAATGTTACCGGCTCGGTCACTTTAAACGACGCCAACCTGGTCGTCGCGCTGGGCTACACCCCAGCCAATGGCCACTCGTTCACGATCATCAACAACGACCTAAGCGACACAGTTCTCGGACTGGGGACGTTCAAAGTCGGCGGCGTGACAATCCCCGACGACACCGCGTTCATCGCGGGGGGCAACCGCTTCATCATTAATTACAACGGTGGCAGCAACAGCAATGACGTCACGCTTACGGTGCAGAATTTTACGACCGAGCTGACTCTTTCCAGCGGCAACCTGGTGATCACCGACATTGCCGGCGGCGGCCAGACTGACACGCTGACCATCAAGTCCGACACGACAAATTCTAAGTTCATCGTGAGCGATCCGAATCGCATCCTGGGGGCCACGGGCATTGCTGGTGCCGTGGTCAGCGTTGACCAACACACCGTCGACGTGCCATTCAGCTCGGTGACCGGGACGCAGATTCTGGTCAACACGCTGGCTGGCAACGATTCATTGACGGTCGATTTCTCATTGGGCAACTTCAGCAAGTCGATTAGCTACAGTGGCGGCTTGGGGGATGACGCGCTCGGGTTCCGTGGGACAGGAACAGAAATTGCCACTTACACCCCGAGCGCCACGACGAATGGCGATGGTTCGGTGGTCGTCAATGGTCTGGTGAATTCCTTCACAGGCCTAGAACCGGTCGACTTCGATAACTTTGGCACATTTAATCTCAATCTGCCGGGGGCGAACGACAATGTCACACTGACCAACGGCTTTAACTCGGCGGTGACTGCCGCGCTGGAGGCCCCGGGAAGCGTGCCGGCCATTGTTTTCACTGGCGACTCCGGCGCCGTCAATTTCGAGTCGGCGCATGTCTTCCGCACGGCCAACGTCAACTTGAATACCACTGCCGTGGCAGGCATCGATGTCATCACCATCGCGAGTGCGAGCAATGACCACGCCAACACCAACCTGAGCATCACCACCGGCGCGGAAGCAGGGGACGTCATCACCATCAACGGCGGCGTGAGTGTTGCCGGGGCCGTTGGTTTGAACACGGTGAATGTGAACTCAATCGCGGGCGGCACGATCAGCACAGGAAATGGGCTGACCGTGAACATCACGGGCGTGGCCAGCACGTTGACGGGCTTGATTGGTGCGGGAAGCGTGATCAAGCAGGGAACCGGTACGCTGATACTGAACGGTGCGCACACTTACGGTGGAGCGACCATAGTCAACGCCGGCACGCTGCTGGTGAATGGCTCGACAACTGCGGCTACGAACGAGTTTGTTGTCAATGGTGCCAGCATTCTCGGTGGTACGGGCTCGATTGCTGGATCGGTCACGCTGAACGGCACGGCCACCCTCGCGGCGGGCGATCCGACGGTCGCCGATACCACCGACAACCTGGGAACCGGCAGCCTCGCCTTTACCGCCGCAACGCAGCAGTTCAATGTTGAGGTCGGCGGTACCGCAGCCGGAGACTATGACCAGATCGAAGTGGGCGCGGCTCAGACCGTGGCGCTGGCCGGCGCTACACTCAACGTTAGCTTGTTGAATGGGTTCACACCCGATTCTACCTCGTTGCAAGAATTCATCATCATCGACAACGCCGGTACCGATGAAGTCAGCGGCATCTTCGCTGGCTTGCCCGAAGGTTCACCGATCGTACTGGGATCAGGTCCCTTCTATACGTTCTACATCAGCTATCGTGCCGACTCCTCGACCACCGGCAGCGGCAACGACGTCGCTCTCTACTCGCAACCGGTGCTGAACGGCACCGCCCTGAACGACCAGTTTGATGTAACGGGCGATGGCACGAATTTCTCGGTCACCACCCGAACGTTTGATAACACGGGCGCTCTGGTTGCGGGACCGACAACCGTCAATTACACCTCGCCACCGAATTTTGCCTTCAACGGCGGTGCGGGAGATGACGTTCTCCGAGTCACTTACAGTTCGACTTCTACGGATCCAATTCCGGTTGGCGGAGTCAGTTGGAACGGTGAGGGCGAAACAAATAATGCAGTAGTCACACCGAACCAACCTCCATTTATTCCTTCGCAGACGTTTGGCGATGTGCTCGTGGTGGAAGACACTCGCTTGGTCCACACGCTGAGCACCACCTACACTCCGAGCGCCACCACTTTTGGAAGTGGCGTTGTCACTGTTGCCGGTGCAACAGGTGGCACAATCACGTTCGCCGACCTGGAACCTGTCGACATCAGCGGCATGGCGGTCGCGACGCTGGCCACTCCGGCAGCCAGCACCAACGACGCGCTGACTATCACCAACGGCAAAGACTCGGCCACAGGAACGATCGATGCCTTGGTCGTCACTGGCACCACTGGCCTGACCGCCACCTTGATCGAGTCCGGTCACTTCTTCAACAACGACTTGCTGGTCATTGACACGACTGCCAACGACGGCGACGACTCAGTCATTGTTACCAGTGCTGACAATCTGCACGCGAACGCCCGCTTGCAGATTGAGACGGGCACAGGGACTGACTTCGTTCGAGTAGACGGCAACGTCAGATTCACCGGCGACGCTTTGGCTGCCACTGTCGATATCGAGATCGATTCCCAATCGATCATATTGAATGGCGGCACGCTGACCGTCACCGACGTGACGGGCTCCGTCGATCTGGATGCCAACCTCGGCGCGATAACTTCACCAGGTGCCGCCACTACCGATGTCGTCGCTACCTCGCTCGTTGCCACCGCCAATGCCGGCATCGGCACATTGGCTGACCGACTGCTGACTAACGTGGCTAACCTTAGCGCGGTTGTTACTACCACGGGCAACATCTTTATTACTGAAACCAACGGCGTAGAGATCAGTGCCGGCGGTCTCATTAGCGGCAGTGGCAACATCAGCCTCAGCGCGGGGGGCGCGGTCACCCAGACCGGAGCCATCACCACCACCGGCGGCTTGGAACTGCTTGGTGCGGGCTCGTTTACCTTGAACAATGCCGCCAACAATGTCGGCACGCTTGCCGCCAATACCACGGATACTATCGACTACACCGACTCGACCGGTCTGATTGTCGGCACCGTCAACACGGTCGGCATCACCAGCACGGCAGATGTGGCGCTGCATAGCGCAGGGCTGACGATCAGCCAGCCGGTAGCGACCGGAGCAGGTGACTTCCGGATTGATTCGAGTGCGGCCGTAACCCAGACCGCGGCCATCACCGCCACCGGCTTGCAACTGACGGGGGCCGGGCCGTTCACGCTCAATAACCCCAGCAATGATGTAACGACGATTGCCGCCAATGTCACGGGGACGATTAGCTATACCGATGTGAACGCTCTGACGGTGGGCACCGTGGATGTGCTCGGTAACAGTGTCAGCGGCATCACCAGCAGCGGCAACGACGTGCGACTCTCCACACTCGGCGGCAACTTGCTGCTCGACGACGATGTGGCCCTGGGCGCTGGCGACTTGACTCTGGCGGTGATCGGCACAGTCACTCAGATTGCCGGCGATGACATTACCGCTGGCGGCTTGGAACTACTGGTCACTGGCAATGTCACGTTGACCAATGCGGCCAACAACGTTGCCACCCTGGCCGCCAACGTCACGGGCACGCTCAACTACACGGACCTGGACGCGCTCACCATCGGCACGGTCACCGGTTCGGGAACCAGCAGCGTCAATGCGACCGGCGATATTGTCCTCAGCACCGGCGATGCAGGGGCTACCGACAATCTCACGCTTCCCGTTACCTTCAACATCACCTCCTCCGGTGGCAGTGTGACGCTCAATGCGGGTGACGATGCGTTGTTGGATGGAGATGTGAACGCGTTGACGCAGGTGACCGTGAATGTGGATGCGGGCGATGGGGAGTCGAATGGAGTCGGAGAAGTTGCGCCGGGAAGCGGTGGGACGGTGACGATCAATGGTGTGATCACCGTCAACGGCGGCGCTGGCACGACGTTCTTAAACGGCGGCGACGACTATGACACGTTCGACTTCGATCCGCAGACAACGACCTCGTTCAGTGTGAACGGCAACGCGCCGCACGGCACGGCCGACGGCGATCGCCTGGTGATCACGGTCCCGGCACTCACCGTGCAAACGGTCAGCGACGTGGGGAGCGGCGGCTTCTCGTTCGCGCCGACCGCCAATCCGGCGCTCGACCCGGTGACCTACGTCAGCATCGAAGAGCAGGACGTGACCGGCGGTCCGCTGAACCTGCTGATTGATCTCACGCCGGTCTATAACGGGGTCAACAATCAACTCACGATGCAGCGGGTCGGAGCCGACCTGGTGATCAATCGCCTGGGGACGGGCCCGGTCACCGGCAACTTCTACACCGGCACCCTGGCCACGATCAACTCGCTGGAGATTCGCGGCGGCGGGCAGAACGACTCGGTCGAAGTGTTCGACACCGGCACGGGCCTGCCCGACTTCGTCGGCACGGTGCCTGGGGTAACGAATAATCCAAACGTGGTGGGGACGCCGGAGTTCTTGTTCACCGGCGGTGCAGGCACCGATGTGCTGACGTTCAACCTGGGATTGGCCAGCACCGCCCAGGTGTACGGCATCGGCAGTGGCTCGGGAACTGCTGCGAACGACGGCGAGATCAGCACGACCAATCCGGCGAACACGCTGATCACCTACTTCACCAGCGTCAGCGAAGTGAATCGGGCGGGCTTCAATGCCACGGCCGGTGGGCTGCAGATCTTGGGCGACCTGTCAGGCAACACGATCAACACGACCGATAACGGTGGTGGTGAGACCCGCGTCCAGCCGACCGGTTACACGCCGTTCGACTTCAGCGGCGATAACTTCAGCAGCTTCGAAGTCTACGGCCTGCGGGGCAGCGACACGCTGACGCTGACCAGCTTCGGCAGCGGTCAGACGAATAACCCGACCATCGTGCTCGACGGCAGCAATCCGACCGGCTTCGGTGGTCCAACGGACGACGGCCTCGCCGACACGCTCCGCGTCCTCAGCACCAGTTCGAACACCGGACTGGTCACGCTGCTGGGTGGTCTGGGCAGCGATCAGTTCTTCCTCGCGGGTCCGGGCCTGACGGTCGACGACATTGCCGGCCCGGTGGTGGTCGACGGGGAAGACAACAACCTGGCGGGCAATAACGATCAGTTGTTCATCGACGACAGTGGCGACACGACCGCTGACCCGAACGTGCTGATTGCTGCAGCCGGCGGGATGAATGCGGACTATGCGGTGACGGGAATCAACGCCAGCGGAGTCACGTTCCGCAACATCGACAGCTTCGATTACACGGGCACGGAGCAGGGGGACACGATCGACGGCCGGTTCACCCCGACCAACGTGCCGCACGACCTGAACACGGTGGCCCTGCGTGGTTTCGACGGCGACGATCAGTTCCTCCTCTTCACGTCGAACCAATGGGGCGGGGTCACCCCGGTGACGGAGCTACCGTTCACCCGCGTGGCCAGCGGCGTGGGGACGATCAGTCTGTACGGCAACGATGGTGAAGATATCTTCGGCGAAACTCCGGCCCCGGTCATCGGGAACACGGGAGCCATGCACGTGGGCCTAGCCGTCCCCGCCACGACGCGGCTGATTCGTCCGACCACGGCCGCGACTGCGGGGGGAAGCACCATCTTCATCGACGGTGGCGATCCGGTACCGGCGCTCAATCAGGCCGGCGATACGGTCGGCGATGTGCTGAACCTGGATGTCACGGACGTGCCGAAGAACACGGCGATGATCGTGGGAGCCGGTTCGTCGGGGAACGTCCTCAGCGCCAACACGGCCCCCTTCAGTTGGGTCAGCATCGAAGACCTCAACCTGGTCGACAACGGCAAGCTGACGGGCGTGCAGATCGGCGACGTGTTCGGCCGCGGGACCACGGGGAACGACCTGATGCAGATCTCGGCCAATGCCACGGCCGCGCTTCCGCATCAGGTGCGGGTGCGCATCGGCGGCGCGATCATGAACTACAACGTGCCGGGCAAGGCCGTGCTGTACGGCGGCAACGGAGTCGACACGATGTCGCAGACCACGGCCAAGATCCCGGCCGTGTTCTATGGCGAAGCGGGCAACGATTCGCTGGCGGGGGGCTCGAACAACGACTGGCTGGTGGGTGGCGACGGGAACGATCAGATCACAGGTGGCGAAGGCCAGAACGTGATCTGGGGGGATAACGCGCCGACGAATCCGGGCGACCCGACTCCGCAGGACTTCCAAGGCCCGAACGACGGTAACGACTCGATCAGTTCGGGCAACGGAGCCGACGTGATCTATGCCGGTGGTGGCCACGACGTGGTGAACTCCGGTGGGGGCAACGACTACATCCATGCCGGGGCTGGTAACGACAGCGTCGATGCCGGGGCCGGAGACGACCGGGTGTATGGCTACAGCGGCAACGATACGCTGCAAGGCAACAGCGGCAACGACCTGCTGTCGGGCGGCGACGGTAACGATTGGCTGCTGGGTCACTCGGGGAACAACGTGCTAATCGGTGGCACGGGGAGCGACACGCTCTCGGGTGGGGACGGCAACGACCTGCTGATCACCGGTGGGCTGGGTGGTGAAGAGAACAGCACCTGGACTTCGGCTCCCAACACGATGACCTATGCGGCGAACACCTACAGCGACCCAATGGATAACGATGCAGCCCTGCTCGCACTCCTGACGGCCTGGCAGCTGAACTCCAACGCCGCTGCACCACCGCCCGAAGTGCTTGCCCTGCTCCCCATCATCGCGCCCGACGGCTCGGACGACGACGCCTGGGGCGGCAACGGCAGCGACCTCTTCAGCTGGGACGCCGCCGACATGGCCGACGAATCCCTCACCGCCCCCGGCCCCAACGACTTCAACAACCCCGCCACAGGACCTGACGTCCGACTGATCTAA
- a CDS encoding STAS domain-containing protein, whose protein sequence is MAVYRRIELTSFSGTSGDVTLVRFVDRKIIDATNIQELGDELFSLVEKEGRKLLVLNFTSVEFLSSAALNKLIILEKKVKAHSGKMRLCQLRPEIYEVFAITRLNQLFDIKGTEGEALTGL, encoded by the coding sequence ATGGCGGTTTATCGACGAATTGAGTTGACCAGTTTCAGCGGCACTAGCGGCGATGTAACGCTAGTTCGGTTTGTCGACCGCAAGATCATCGATGCCACCAACATTCAAGAGTTGGGGGACGAACTGTTCTCCCTTGTCGAAAAAGAAGGGCGCAAACTTCTCGTCCTCAATTTCACCAGCGTCGAGTTTCTTTCGTCCGCAGCCCTCAACAAGTTAATCATCCTTGAAAAAAAGGTTAAGGCACACAGCGGCAAGATGCGGCTCTGCCAATTGCGGCCAGAAATTTACGAAGTCTTCGCAATCACTCGCTTGAATCAACTGTTTGATATCAAGGGTACCGAAGGCGAAGCACTTACGGGTCTGTAA
- a CDS encoding ATP-binding protein — protein sequence MPQSDWNWKLERRFPSDTTPGQDAIAMVLAQLDEAGWPSKDVYGIHLALEEALVNAIRHGNRSDPLKEVDLRCYLTDNRLRVEIKDEGPGFDPSKLPDPTSDEYLDRPNGRGVLLIRTFMSRVNYLGRGNVVVMEKDRSASSA from the coding sequence ATGCCCCAGTCGGATTGGAACTGGAAGCTGGAACGCCGCTTTCCTAGCGACACCACGCCCGGGCAAGATGCCATCGCGATGGTGCTCGCCCAGTTGGATGAGGCTGGTTGGCCGTCGAAAGATGTCTACGGCATTCACCTCGCTTTGGAAGAAGCTCTGGTCAACGCTATCCGCCACGGCAACCGCAGCGACCCATTGAAGGAAGTCGACCTGCGCTGCTACCTGACCGACAATCGCTTGCGCGTCGAGATCAAGGACGAAGGCCCCGGCTTTGATCCCAGCAAATTGCCGGATCCCACCAGCGACGAATATCTTGATCGCCCCAATGGCCGCGGCGTGCTACTCATTCGCACCTTCATGAGCCGGGTCAATTATCTGGGCCGCGGCAATGTCGTAGTTATGGAAAAAGATCGCTCCGCTAGCAGTGCTTAA